The genome window GCCGATGTTGCTGTGCCGGCGCTGCTGTATGCCGAACTGGGAGCAAAACTGTTGGAAAAAAGTCCGCTTGTTACTGACGGATCATTTGCTCCTGAAGCCTTAACATCATCAGCATATAGTGACATGGAAATTATTGCTGCTATCAGGAAAAGTTGTGGAAAAAATCTCATATTTTTTCTCCTTTTGTTTACTTAGAATTTAACCTTCTTTTGATCAGGAAAATTTACTGGAATACTTCAAGTATTTTCCTGAATACAAATAACTTACAACACCGATTAACACAAAGAACAACTACAAATGCCATTCTTTGGCACTAATCAATGCGTGCTGCATAACAAGGTTAACATAAGAAATAATCAAAAGATTCAAAAGCTTGATTCCTGAGTAAAACAGCCAACAGTTATCCCGACAAATGTTGTGTATTTCACGGGGAGAGCGTCATATTTTTACCTCTAAAGCACTACAAGATAACCATCTATAGTTACCGCGACACCCCTTCTTTGTCCCCCTGATAAAGAGTCAAATTTTTACAATGATTTGCTGATTATTTACCGGCCGGAATCCCGGTTTGTACTCAATCTTCAATAACTTCCAGTATTTGTTTGTGCGGAAACTTGCCTACGACACACCTGCCATTCTCACGAAGTGAGAGCCGCATGTTTAATGCCCGCATATCCCTGCCGGTCATCACCGGTTCGTCATTGGCGGCAACACTCTCCAGAAAATCGAAAAGGTGCCTGAAAAAGCTGTTTTCTTCATTAAGATAATAGTAAGCCCATGTCCCCTGCTTCTTCACCTTCAGCAGTCCCGCCTGCTTTAGCTGCTGCACCTGCCGGGACACCTGGTACTGCGGAAGTCCGAGGGCATCCACCAGCTCACATACACAGATGGCCTGGCGTGCACGCACAAATACATTCATAATCCGTAAACGCGATATATCCCCTAAAACCCTGAATGCCTCTGTATAATTTTCCATAAATAAGAAATGCCCCGATTCTATTTGCCCGTCATACCAATGCCACCTGCCCGTCCTTGCTGCGGAGGGCAGGTGTGCATGATATTTCGTTTTTTCCTGTCACTCAGTCGTCCGTCAGGTGAACGGACAGGTCTGACGTCCGGAAAGATCTACTTATTTTCCTGTTGAGCGATGGCCTCCTGGGCTGCCGCAAGTCTGGCGATAGGCACCCTGAATGGAGAACAGGAGACATAATCAAGCCCCTGCTTGTAACAAAATGCAATGGACTCAGGGTCTCCCCCGTGTTCTCCGCAAATGCCAAGCTTGAGTCCGGGCTTGGTTGCCCGTCCGAGATCCGCCGCTTCTGCAACAAGTTTACCGACGCCTTTCTGGTCCAGAGTCTGGAAGGGATCGTGCAAAACAATTTTCCGCTCCAGATAGTCCGGCAGAAACTTACCGATATCGTCCCTGCTGAAACCGAATGTCATCTGGGTCAGGTCATTTGTTCCGAATGAGAAAAAGTCTGCATGCGGAGCAATTTCATCGGCAACAAGTGCGGCCCTTGGCACCTCAATCATGGTACCGATCAGATAATCGATGCGTGTTCCCTTGTCCTTGAACACCTTTTCTGCCGTTTCTTTAATGACGTTTTTCTGGTCAATAAGCTCATCGCCGGATCCGATCAGCGGTACCATTATTTCGGGAAGAACCACAGCTCCCTGTTCTTTTGCTTCAATGGCGGCTTCCAGAATGGCACGGGTCTGCATTTCCGTAATTTCAGGAAATGTAATTCCAAGACGGCAGCCGCGGTGTCCGAGCATCGGATTCGCTTCATCCAGTGCTGCCACTCGGTCCTTGACCTTTCTGTAGGAAATGCCAAACTGCTTTGCCAGATCTTTTTTCTCGTCTTCGGTATGAGGGAGAAACTCATGAAGCGGCGGATCCAGAAGCCGGATTGTCACCGGATCACCGTCCAGTGCCTTGAACAACCCGAGGAAATCCTCCTTTTGATAGGGAAGCAGCCGGGCAAGAGACTCGCGGCGTTCTTTTTCATTGTCGCTCATGATCATCCGGCGAACCTCGACAATACGCTCACCCTCAAAGAACATGTGTTCGGTCCGGCAAAGGCCGATACCTTCAGCGCCAAACTCTTTGGCTTTGGTGGCATCTTCTGCCCGGTCGGCATTGGTACGAACCTTCATGTCCCGGAACTCATCGACCCATTTCATGAACTTCTTGAAGTCATTGCTGAGTTTGGGCGGTTTGAGGGGAAGCTGTCCGAGCACCACTTCTCCTGTTGTGCCATTAATCGAAAGCCAGTCACCTTCATAGACCGTGTGATTGCCATCCGTCAGGCTTTTGTTTTTGTAGTTGATAACAATATCGTCGCACCCGACCACGCAGGGTTTTCCCCAGCCGCGTGCAACAACGGCAGCATGACTGGTCATCCCTCCGCGGGAAGTGATAATTCCTTCTGATGCGTGCATACCGCCCACATCATCCGGACTCGTCTCAACCCGGGCAAGTATGACATTTTCACCTGTGATTTTAGCATCTTCGGCATCGTGAGAGGTAAAATAAACCTTGCCTACTGCCGCTCCGGGAGAGGCCGGCAGTCCGACGCCGATAACCTTTTTATCCTTGATTGCCTTGTCATCGAACTGGGGATGGAGCAACTGGTCAAGTTGTGCTGTTGTGACCAGGTTTTTTACAGCTTCCTGCTTGTTTACGATACCTTCCTTTACAAAATCAACTGCTATTTTAATGGCTGCCGGGCCTGTTCGTTTGCCATTTCTTGTCTGCAGGATGAACAACTTTTCTTCCTGGATCGTAAATTCAATATCCTGCATGTTCTGATAGGCTTTTTCCAGCTTACGGGTCATCTCTTCAAGCTGATCATAAACTTTGGGAAGTGCCTTTTTGAGGTTTTTAATAGGCTCCGGGGTCCGTGTACCGGCAACGACATCCTCACCCTGTGCATTTGTAAGATACTCACCGTATAGTTTGTTCTCGCCGGTGTTTGGGTCCCGGGTGAACAATACCCCCGAGCCGCTGGTCTCACCCATATTGCCGAATACCATGGCCTGGATGTTGACGGCGGTTCCGATCAGCCCGGTAATTTTGTTGATCTTCCGGTACTTTTTGGCG of Natronogracilivirga saccharolytica contains these proteins:
- a CDS encoding ArsR/SmtB family transcription factor, yielding MENYTEAFRVLGDISRLRIMNVFVRARQAICVCELVDALGLPQYQVSRQVQQLKQAGLLKVKKQGTWAYYYLNEENSFFRHLFDFLESVAANDEPVMTGRDMRALNMRLSLRENGRCVVGKFPHKQILEVIED
- the ppdK gene encoding pyruvate, phosphate dikinase — encoded protein: MTDKKKYVYQFGAGKADGDRTMRELLGGKGANLAEMSRTGLPVPPGMTITTETCDQYYKNNQKWPEGLKEQIREGIRFQEEQLGAGFGDPENPLLLSVRSGAAASMPGMMDTVLNLGMNDMVAEGLAERTGNEWFAFDSYRRFIDMFSDVVMGIPHESFESAMQKLKDQRGVKEDNELTAKDLRDLVDRFKAIYRRETGFMFPNDPMEQLEFSINAVFGSWNSERAKKYRKINKITGLIGTAVNIQAMVFGNMGETSGSGVLFTRDPNTGENKLYGEYLTNAQGEDVVAGTRTPEPIKNLKKALPKVYDQLEEMTRKLEKAYQNMQDIEFTIQEEKLFILQTRNGKRTGPAAIKIAVDFVKEGIVNKQEAVKNLVTTAQLDQLLHPQFDDKAIKDKKVIGVGLPASPGAAVGKVYFTSHDAEDAKITGENVILARVETSPDDVGGMHASEGIITSRGGMTSHAAVVARGWGKPCVVGCDDIVINYKNKSLTDGNHTVYEGDWLSINGTTGEVVLGQLPLKPPKLSNDFKKFMKWVDEFRDMKVRTNADRAEDATKAKEFGAEGIGLCRTEHMFFEGERIVEVRRMIMSDNEKERRESLARLLPYQKEDFLGLFKALDGDPVTIRLLDPPLHEFLPHTEDEKKDLAKQFGISYRKVKDRVAALDEANPMLGHRGCRLGITFPEITEMQTRAILEAAIEAKEQGAVVLPEIMVPLIGSGDELIDQKNVIKETAEKVFKDKGTRIDYLIGTMIEVPRAALVADEIAPHADFFSFGTNDLTQMTFGFSRDDIGKFLPDYLERKIVLHDPFQTLDQKGVGKLVAEAADLGRATKPGLKLGICGEHGGDPESIAFCYKQGLDYVSCSPFRVPIARLAAAQEAIAQQENK